In Oryza brachyantha chromosome 2, ObraRS2, whole genome shotgun sequence, a single window of DNA contains:
- the LOC102715542 gene encoding GPN-loop GTPase QQT1, with amino-acid sequence MVFGQVVIGPPGSGKTTYCNGMSQFLSLVGRKVAVINLDPANDALPYECSINIEDLIKLSDVMAEHSLGPNGGLVYCMDYLEKNIDWLEEKLKPLIEDHYLLFDFPGQVELFFLHSNARSVINKLIKKLNLRLTAVHLIDAHLCCDPGKYVSALLLSLSTMLHLELPHINVLSKIDLIENYGSLAFNLDFYTDVEDLSYLQRHLDQDPRSAKYRKLTKELCDVIDDFGLVNFTTLDIQDKESVGNLVKLIDKSNGYIFSSIDSSVVEFSKIAAAPLDWDYYRTAEVQEKYMKDDEFVQETSKMQ; translated from the exons ATGGTGTTCGGGCAGGTGGTGATCGGGCCGCCGGGCTCCGGCAAGACCACCTACTGCAACGGCATGTCCCAGTTCCTCTCCCTCGTCGGCAG GAAAGTCGCGGTTATCAATCTTGATCCTGCGAATGATGCGTTGCC ATATGAATGTTCCATCAATATTGAGGACCTCATAAAACTCAGTGATGTCATGGCTGAGCATTCGCTTGGTCCAAATGGAG GCCTTGTGTATTGCATGGATTACTTGGAGAAGAATATTGATTGGCTTGAGGAGAAGTTGAAACCTCTTATTGAAG ATCACTATCTCTTATTTGATTTCCCGGGTCAAGTGGAACTTTTTTTCCTGCACTCAAATGCTAGGAGTGTTATCAACAAACTTATCAAAAAGCTAAACTTGCGG CTGACTGCTGTGCACCTTATTGATGCTCATTTATGCTGTGATCCTGGGAAGTATGTGAGTGCTTTGCTTCTTTCACTGTCAACAATGCTACATTTGGAGCTACCGCACATCAATGTGTTGTCAAAGATTGACCTCATTGAAAACTATGGAAGCTTAG CATTCAACCTCGACTTCTACACTGATGTCGAGGATCTCTCTTATTTGCAACGTCATCTTGATCAAGATCCTCGTTCTGCCAAGTACAG GAAACTTACCAAGGAGCTATGTGATGTGATTGATGATTTTGGCTTGGTCAATTTTACAACTTTGGACATCCAG GACAAGGAAAGTGTCGGCAATCTTGTGAAGTTGATTGACAAAAGCAATGgctatatattttcttctatAGACAGCAGTGTCGTTGAGTTCAGCAAAATAGCAGCGGCACCACTTGACTGGGATTACTACAG AACAGCAGAGGTGCAGGAGAAGTACATGAAAGACGATGAATTCGTGCAAGAGACAAGCAAGATGCAATGA
- the LOC102720682 gene encoding pentatricopeptide repeat-containing protein At2g13600-like produces the protein MRRLLAPPWPPVSAAAAMTVEAVLPLLERAISAGDVRRLGPAAHALLVKTALTHHTLLSNRLVALYALLPCPAASLAAFADLPHKNAHSYNSLLAALARRRGSLPDALGLLDEMPPATRNVVSYNTVISSLARHGREAEALRVFARLVRDRSLGQQQVAIDRFTVVSAASACAGLGDARPLREVHGAVVVSGMDVTVIMANAIVDAYSKAGRVEDARKVFDQMTIRDSVSWTSMIAGYCRGSMLDEAVQVFEMMPEQDAIAWTALISGHEQNGEEELALELFERMVGEGVVPTPFALVSCLSVCAKLGLVARGKEMHGFILRRCIGSNPFNIFIHNALIDMYSKCGNMVAAMATFDRMPERDIISWNSMVTGFSHNGQGKQSLAVFERMLKAEVQPTYVTFLAVLTACSHAGLVSDGRRILESMQDHGVEPRAEHYAAYIDALGRNRRLEEASEFIKGLSSKIGLGTTGSWGALLSACQVHGNIEIAEEVAEALFQLEPENSGRYVMLSNIYSAAGQWDDARQVRALMKGKGLRKDQAYSWIEVQRAKHMFIADDTSHCEANEIYEMLDKLFHHMLIAGDPVEDKKGELALC, from the coding sequence ATGCGCCGCCTTCTCgctccgccatggccgccggtgtcggcggcggccgccatgaCCGTCGAGGCGGTGCTGCCCCTCCTGGAGCGCGCGATCTCCGCGGGCGACgtgcgccgcctcggccccgCGGCGCACGCGCTCCTCGTCAAGACGGCGCTCACCCACCACACCCTACTCTCCAACCGCCTCGTCGCGCTCTACGCGCTGCTCCCCTGCCcggccgcctccctcgccgccttcgccgacCTCCCGCACAAGAACGCGCACTCGTACAACTCCCTCCTCGCGGCGCTGGCCCGGCGCCGCGGCTCCCTCCCCGACGCCCTCGGCCTGCTCGACGAAATGCCGCCCGCCACCCGCAACGTCGTCTCCTACAACACCGTCATCTCGTCGCTCGCGCGACACGGCCGCGAAGCGGAGGCGCTCCGCGTGTTTGCTCGGCTGGTTAGGGACAGGAGCCTGGGGCAGCAGCAGGTGGCCATCGACCGGTTCACGGTGGTCAGCGCTGCGAGCGCATGCGCGGGGCTCGGGGATGCGAGGCCGCTCCGCGAGGTGCATGGCGCGGTGGTGGTATCAGGCATGGATGTGACTGTCATCATGGCCAATGCAATTGTGGATGCCTACAGCAAGGCCGGGAGGGTGGAGGATGCAAGGAAGGTGTTCGACCAGATGACCATCCGTGACTCAGTCTCCTGGACATCGATGATTGCAGGGTATTGCCGGGGAAGCATGCTTGATGAGGCAGTGCAGGTGTTCGAAATGATGCCTGAGCAGGACGCCATTGCATGGACAGCACTCATCTCTGGGCATGAGCAGaatggggaggaggagcttgCTCTGGAGCTTTTTGAACGGatggtgggggagggggtggTGCCAACCCCGTTTGCCCTTGTGTCATGTCTGAGTGTGTGCGCGAAGCTTGGGCTTGTCGCCCGAGGTAAGGAAATGCATGGCTTCATATTGCGCAGGTGCATTGGTTCCAACCCTTTCAACATTTTCATCCACAATGCCCTCATTGACATGTACTCCAAGTGCGGTAACATGGTAGCGGCAATGGCAACGTTTGATAGGATGCCTGAGAGGGACATCATCTCTTGGAACTCCATGGTGACAGGGTTCTCACACAATGGCCAGGGAAAGCAGTCACTTGCTGTGTTTGAGAGGATGCTTAAAGCTGAAGTACAGCCAACCTATGTCACTTTTCTCGCTGTCCTCACAGCTTGTAGCCATGCTGGTCTAGTCTCTGATGGCCGCCGAATTCTTGAATCAATGCAGGACCATGGTGTTGAACCAAGAGCTGAACACTATGCTGCCTACATAGATGCTCTTGGTCGTAATCGCCGGCTGGAAGAAGCAAGCGAGTTCATCAAAGGCTTGTCCTCCAAGATCGGTCTGGGTACAACTGGATCATGGGGGGCCCTCCTTAGTGCATGCCAGGTTCATGGCAACATCGAGATTGCGGAAGAAGTTGCTGAGGCACTATTCCAGTTGGAGCCTGAGAACAGTGGTCGGTACGTCATGTTATCAAACATATACTCAGCAGCAGGACAGTGGGATGATGCACGGCAGGTAAGAGCTCTTATGAAGGGGAAAGGATTGAGGAAGGACCAGGCTTATAGTTGGATAGAGGTGCAGAGAGCAAAACACATGTTCATTGCTGATGACACGTCTCACTGTGAGGCAAATGAGATATATGAGATGTTGGACAAGCTTTTTCATCATATGCTCATTGCGGGGGATCCTGTTGAGGACAAGAAGGGCGAGCTTGCTTTGTGCTGA
- the LOC102715821 gene encoding NAC domain-containing protein 104-like — MGGGATNLPPGFHFFPSDEELVVHFLRRKVSLLPCHPDIIPTLLPHRYNPWELNGKALQAGNQWYFFCHLTQSRASSSGHWNPIGADETVRSGGRSVGLKKTLLFSIGEPSEGVRTNWIMHEYHLLDGDCINGGSSNSTGSSSNRKSHRKRGHSSMESNSWVLCRVFESSCGSQVSFHGEGTELSCLDEVFLSLDDYDEVSLPNK; from the exons ATGGGAGGAGGAGCCACCAACTTACCTCCAGGCTTCCACTTCTTCCCCTCGGACGAAGAGCTCGTCGTCCATTTCCTCCGTCGCAAGGTTTCTCTCCTTCCATGCCACCCCGACATCATCCCCACATTGCTTCCACACCGCTACAATCCATGGGAGCTGAATG GCAAGGCACTGCAGGCTGGGAACCAGTGGTACTTCTTCTGCCATCTAACACAAAGTAGGGCCTCGTCCAGTGGGCACTGGAACCCCATTGGAGCTGATGAAACAGTGAGGAGCGGCGGTCGCAGCGTTGGCCTGAAGAAAACGCTGCTGTTCTCCATCGGAGAGCCCTCTGAAGGTGTCAGGACCAACTGGATCATGCATGAGTACCACCTACTGGATGGAGACTGCATCAATGGTGGCAGCAGCAACTCTACCGGCTCAAGCTCCAACAGAAAGTCTCATAGGAAGAGAGGCCACTCAAGCATG GAGTCCAACAGCTGGGTGCTGTGCCGGGTGTTCGAATCAAGCTGCGGTTCACAAGTGAGCTTCCATGGTGAGGGCACCGAGCTCTCGTGCTTAGATGAGGTGTTTTTGTCGCTAGATGACTACGACGAAGTAAGTTTGCCGAATAAATAG
- the LOC102720958 gene encoding ACT domain-containing protein ACR3 gives MLPYFDPEYENFSQRINPPRVCIDNSTCSDCTLVKVDSMNKNGILLEVVQVLSDLDLAISKAYITSDGGWFMDVFHVVDKQGQKVTDEKTIKHIEKALGPDSNLLGGAKGGSSPVRSVGMHSIGGDHTAIELKGPDRTGLLSEVFAVLAELGCNVLAAEVWTHRARVACVVYVNDVASGQAIGDACQLSRIEHRLRQVLRGHTAGGGDDRPVAHTNFFSAGSNTHVDRRLHQLMHADVDADDGAVGPGGAWNAAAAHAADEERPAVTVEHCEEKDYSVVNVKCRDRSKLLFDIVCTLTDMEYVVSHASVSSDGIYGLQELYIRRKDGRTLQKDEAERVIKCLEAAISRRVSEGFTLELCGRDRVGLLSDVTRVLREHGLTVTRADVTTVGEQAINVFYVRDASGQPVDMKTIEGLRVQIGQTVMLNVKKVPSSSAAKSPGQRPASGGAMSRTSFFSFGNLFAKLRA, from the exons ATGCTGCCTTACTTTGATCCGGAGTACGAGAACTTCAGTCAGCGCATCAACCCTCCTAG GGTTTGCATTGACAATAGCACCTGCAGCGACTGCACCTTGGTGAAG GTCGATAGCATGAACAAGAATGGCATTCTGTTGGAGGTGGTGCAAGTTCTGAGTGATCTCGATCTCGCCATCTCGAAGGCATACATCACCTCAGATGGTGGATGGTTCATGGATG TGTTTCATGTGGTGGACAAGCAAGGGCAGAAGGTGACTGATGAGAAGACCATTAAGCACATTGAGAAG GCGTTAGGTCCGGACAGCAACCTGCTGGGTGGCGCGAAGGGcggctcgtcgccggtgagaTCGGTCGGGATGCACTCCATCGGCGGCGACCACACCGCCATCGAGCTCAAGGGGCCCGACCGGACGGGCCTCCTCTCCGAGGTGTTCGCCGTGCTCGCGGAGCTGGGCTGCAACGTGCTGGCCGCCGAGGTGTGGACGCACCGCGCGCGCGTCGCCTGCGTCGTGTACGTGAACGACGTCGCGTCCGGGCAGGCCATCGGCGACGCGTGCCAGCTGTCCAGGATCGAGCACCGCCTGCGGCAAGTGCTCCGCGGGcacaccgccggcggcggcgacgaccgcccCGTGGCGCACACCAACTTCTTCTCCGCCGGGTCGAACACCCACGTCGACCGGCGGCTCCACCAGCTGATGCACGCCGACGtggacgccgacgacggcgccgtcgggcCAGGCGGGGCCTggaacgcggcggcggcgcacgccgccgacgaggagaggCCGGCGGTGACGGTGGAGCACTGCGAGGAGAAGGACTACTCGGTGGTGAACGTCAAGTGCAGGGACCGGTCCAAGCTGCTGTTCGACATCGTGTGCACGCTCACCGACATGGAGTACGTCGTCTCCCACGCCTCCGTCTCCTCCGACGGCATCTACGGCTTGCAG GAGCTGTACATTCGACGAAAAGACGGGCGCACGCTTCAGAAGGACGAAGCAGAGAGGGTGATCAAGTGCCTTGAAGCTGCCATCTCCAGAAGAGTATCTGag GGGTTCACCCTGGAGCTGTGCGGCAGGGACAGGGTGGGGCTGCTCTCCGACGTGACGAGGGTGCTCCGGGAGCACGGCCTCACGGTGACGAGGGCCGACGTCACGACGGTCGGCGAGCAGGCCATCAACGTCTTCTACGTCCGAGACGCCTCCGGCCAGCCGGTCGACATGAAGACCATCGAGGGCCTCCGCGTCCAGATCGGCCAGACCGTCATGCTCAACGTCAAGAAggtcccctcctcctccgccgccaagTCGCCGGGACAGCGGCCGGCCTCCGGCGGCGCCATGTCCAGGACCAGCTTCTTCTCCTTCGGCAACCTCTTCGCCAAGCTCCGGGCATGA